One window of Phycisphaeraceae bacterium genomic DNA carries:
- a CDS encoding sugar phosphate isomerase/epimerase produces MQKSNMPLGVTAVMLPELDLAEQLTLCQRVGVAGISLRPRHIMPENVGKPYANWGNYKFDLTPERLVKEGKQIRRQMDDAGIKVFGTVPAVSLSDTDDKLKLNFEGGQIVGAGAVRVAPENWRGYPQGPFNYREILDKTVAGYQRAVALAKPYQQKVVIETHAGMIAASPSLAWNICRHFDPRELGVIFDIANFNIEGGYQPNLAVAVMGDYIDHCHVGGTRRSAGNYDAQGFRKFGLNGCPLTEADLYIPDWIKSLHEAGRHVPLVIEDFTENMSGALRLENAAAALHRVLAAI; encoded by the coding sequence ATGCAAAAGTCAAACATGCCGCTGGGTGTCACTGCCGTCATGCTCCCTGAACTTGATCTGGCGGAGCAGTTGACGTTGTGTCAGCGAGTCGGGGTGGCTGGGATTTCGCTCCGACCAAGACACATCATGCCGGAAAATGTCGGTAAGCCCTACGCCAACTGGGGTAATTACAAGTTCGACCTCACCCCCGAACGGCTGGTCAAAGAGGGAAAGCAGATTCGCAGGCAGATGGATGATGCGGGTATCAAAGTGTTCGGCACGGTTCCCGCAGTTTCATTGTCAGACACAGACGACAAACTGAAACTTAATTTTGAAGGGGGCCAGATCGTGGGTGCTGGCGCAGTGCGCGTTGCACCGGAAAACTGGCGTGGTTACCCGCAAGGGCCGTTCAATTATCGGGAGATACTTGATAAGACCGTGGCTGGTTATCAGCGGGCGGTAGCTCTGGCCAAGCCTTACCAGCAAAAGGTTGTGATCGAGACACACGCTGGAATGATCGCAGCCTCACCCTCGCTGGCGTGGAATATCTGCCGCCATTTTGATCCGCGTGAGTTGGGTGTGATTTTTGACATTGCTAATTTCAATATCGAAGGCGGGTATCAGCCCAATCTGGCGGTAGCTGTTATGGGTGATTACATCGACCATTGCCACGTCGGCGGTACGAGGCGGTCAGCAGGAAACTACGACGCTCAGGGTTTTCGTAAGTTTGGTCTCAACGGCTGCCCGCTTACCGAGGCGGATCTCTACATACCTGACTGGATCAAGTCACTACACGAGGCTGGAAGACACGTGCCGCTGGTGATCGAAGACTTTACGGAAAACATGTCCGGCGCACTGCGTCTCGAAAATGCTGCTGCGGCTCTGCACCGTGTGCTTGCTGCGATATAA
- a CDS encoding DUF4091 domain-containing protein — translation MKTTAWLASSMLRQYALGAPRRTKSLHLLAARGERVSFQVSFFQPFLKPVPATAVALCRSLRVRVRRVGHVPVPHFNTFTPFDERDTEARIPGYVPDVLYPENSFNAPPQEISSFWITVEVPRSAKAGQHEVVVELSCNDCPKTRLVATVEVAAVTIKPRKQFRITHWFYADALCDWYKVQPWDEAFWTICEKYMRNYADHGLDMIYVPMFTPPLDGVKRPTQLLGVRQKGKGTKAKYEFDWTNVIRWIRLARQCGIESWEWTHLFTQWGVKHAIRIYRDTHDDTSLLWPADTAATSAVYRNFLAQFLPKFHEFLIEHQLLGQSQFHVSDEPHGDEHLANYRAAREMLRELAPWMRVMDALSDVRYGKEGLTDTPIPSIQSALEYVDARLPSWCYYCCGPRDRYLNRLLDSPLAKIRMNGWLFYRWGFGGFLHWGYNYWYKSQTRQMIDPFVVSDGLGWPGWAYGDPFVVYPGSAEVGPLDSIRWEVFAESLQDYALLQTLGVDMNSNLLKPLKSFQDFPKTEVWINTARRRLLKEWM, via the coding sequence ATGAAAACAACCGCATGGCTCGCAAGCTCAATGCTGCGTCAATACGCACTGGGCGCACCTCGTCGTACAAAATCGCTCCATCTACTGGCCGCAAGAGGTGAGCGCGTTTCGTTTCAGGTCTCCTTCTTTCAACCGTTCCTCAAGCCGGTTCCAGCCACCGCGGTGGCTTTGTGTCGGTCACTTCGTGTACGAGTCAGGCGAGTCGGCCACGTGCCGGTCCCTCACTTCAATACCTTCACCCCATTTGATGAACGTGATACCGAGGCCCGTATTCCTGGTTACGTGCCGGATGTGCTCTACCCTGAAAACAGTTTTAACGCACCACCGCAGGAGATTTCTTCGTTCTGGATTACGGTTGAGGTTCCTCGATCCGCAAAGGCCGGCCAACACGAAGTCGTTGTCGAATTGAGCTGCAACGACTGCCCGAAAACTCGGCTCGTGGCGACCGTTGAAGTCGCGGCAGTAACGATCAAACCGCGCAAGCAGTTTCGCATCACACACTGGTTCTATGCTGATGCGCTTTGCGATTGGTACAAGGTCCAACCATGGGATGAAGCGTTCTGGACGATCTGCGAAAAATACATGCGTAATTATGCGGATCACGGGCTGGACATGATCTACGTGCCCATGTTCACCCCGCCGCTGGACGGCGTGAAGCGGCCGACGCAGCTACTGGGTGTTCGACAAAAGGGCAAAGGTACGAAGGCCAAGTATGAGTTTGACTGGACAAACGTAATCCGCTGGATCAGGCTGGCACGTCAATGTGGAATCGAAAGCTGGGAGTGGACGCACCTCTTTACGCAATGGGGAGTAAAGCACGCCATCCGCATCTACCGCGATACGCACGATGACACATCATTACTCTGGCCGGCGGATACTGCTGCGACCTCGGCTGTGTATCGAAATTTTCTTGCACAATTCCTGCCCAAGTTCCACGAATTTCTGATTGAACATCAGTTGCTCGGTCAATCACAATTTCATGTCTCCGATGAGCCGCACGGCGACGAACATCTGGCCAACTATCGTGCAGCCAGAGAGATGCTTCGAGAATTAGCTCCCTGGATGCGCGTCATGGATGCGCTTTCTGATGTTCGTTACGGCAAGGAAGGACTGACGGACACTCCTATTCCGAGCATTCAATCCGCTTTGGAATACGTCGATGCCCGCCTGCCAAGCTGGTGCTACTACTGTTGCGGCCCGCGTGATCGTTATCTCAATCGTCTGCTCGATTCGCCTCTGGCGAAGATACGCATGAATGGCTGGCTCTTTTACCGCTGGGGCTTTGGTGGATTTCTGCACTGGGGTTACAACTACTGGTACAAGAGCCAAACGCGGCAGATGATCGATCCGTTTGTCGTCAGTGACGGCCTCGGCTGGCCGGGATGGGCCTATGGCGATCCGTTCGTCGTCTATCCGGGGTCTGCGGAGGTCGGACCGCTCGACTCGATCCGCTGGGAAGTTTTCGCTGAATCGCTCCAGGATTACGCATTGCTCCAGACGCTCGGCGTGGATATGAACAGCAACTTGCTTAAACCCCTGAAGAGCTTTCAGGATTTCCCGAAAACAGAAGTGTGGATCAATACTGCACGGCGACGACTGCTGAAAGAATGGATGTAA